In the Deinococcus planocerae genome, CGGTCATGGCAGGTATGCCATGACCCGTACCGCTCAGGAATGTCCCGCCAGGGTGCGCCGGTCTTCTGGCGCCAGATGATGCCGTTCAGGACGACGCGGTGGTCCTTGTAGGCGTGTCCTCGCTTGGAGTGTGGGGGCAGCAGTGGGCGAAGTTGAGCCCACTGCTGCTCGGTTAAATCTGTCCGTCCCATCCCCCCATCCTCCCAAATTCACCCA is a window encoding:
- a CDS encoding transposase, whose translation is MGRTDLTEQQWAQLRPLLPPHSKRGHAYKDHRVVLNGIIWRQKTGAPWRDIPERYGSWHTCHDR